From Daucus carota subsp. sativus chromosome 6, DH1 v3.0, whole genome shotgun sequence, the proteins below share one genomic window:
- the LOC108226251 gene encoding transcription factor MYB27 produces the protein MQDQKMRKGPWFEEEDQRLTAIVRLLGERRWDALANASGLGRSGKSCRLRWMNYLRPNLKHGRISEDEEKLILQLHQQWGNKWSRIARKLPGRTDNEIKNYWRSRLRREYQVQGQEEAEQQLTVSNCEGIAQSIGTRDCILEKDEISESSFESSDTLQLLDYAIMRSPYENRVSEWFAEWSSDENIDGVKHNLDYCSADSCYCSSLLWNMD, from the exons ATGCAAGATCAGAAGATGCGAAAAGGGCCTTGGTTCGAGGAGGAAGATCAGCGGCTTACTGCAATTGTGCGCCTTTTAGGAGAACGGCGCTGGGATGCCTTGGCAAATGCATCAG GTCTTGGGAGGAGCGGGAAGAGTTGTCGATTGAGGTGGATGAACTATCTTCGTCCAAATTTGAAGCATGGTCGAATAAGTGAAGATGAGGAGAAACTTATTCTTCAACTTCATCAACAGTGGGGAAACaa ATGGTCTAGAATTGCTAGAAAGTTGCCTGGAAGAACGGATAATGAGATAAAGAACTACTGGAGAAGCCGTTTGAGAAGAGAATATCAAGTCCAGGGACAAg AGGAAGCAGAACAGCAGTTGACAGTTTCAAATTGCGAAGGCATTGCCCAGAGTATTGGCACCAGAGATTGCATACTGGAAAAAGACGAGATTTCTGAAAGCTCTTTTGAATCTTCTGATACATTGCAGCTATTAGATTATGCAATTATGCGTTCCCCGTATGAAAATAGAGTATCGGAGTGGTTTGCAGAATGGTCAAGTGACGAGAACATTGACGGTGTGAAACATAATCTGGATTACTGCAGTGCTGATTCTTGTTACTGCTCCAGTTTGTTGTGGAACATGGACTAG